TGATGGTCGAAGAGCGTGGTCAGTTGCGTCCTGCCACGCAGGCCGAGAAGGGCGATCTTATTCCACTGGCGAAGGTGGGTTAAGCATCTCTCTACGTTCCAGATAGAAACACAGAGGAGCGATGCAACCATTGCTCCTGCGCATAGTGATCAGTGAGGGCGAAATGATGACCGAGTGGGTCAAGGTTTGCAGCAAGAGTGAATTGCCGGACGATTCCGGTGTGGGAGCACTGGTCCATGGGCACCAGATTGCATTGTTTTATCAGGCCGAGCTGGATCGTGTATTCGCCATCGACAATCACGACCCGGTGATGGATGCCAATGTGATCTGCCATGGCATCATCGGCGATCTGAAAGGCCAGTGGGTAGTCGCATCGCCTTTGCTGAAACAGCACTACAATCTGGAAACCGGACAGTGTCTGGAAAAATCCGAGTTGCGCCTGCGGGTCTGGCCGGTACGGGTCTGTCAGGATCAGATCGAGGTGCAGTGGGCAGGCGCCTGAGTGACTACTCTGCTGGCTGAGCAGGTGTTTACGCTCTGCTGTATGCCGGCGACGGCGTTAACAAGCCCTGCGAAATACTCACGCCTGGCACCCCCCATTCTCACGGGTAAAGGCGCTGCCTCAGCGCCTTTCACCTTTCTAGAACTACAACGTTTCTACTCCACCCCGGGCGGTTCCTCATCCGCCGTATCGATGGCTGGCTGTGGCTCAGCACAGTAGCCAATCTTTTGCACGATACCTCGTGCCAGCTCAGCCAGCGTCAGATGGCCCAGTCGCTCGATCAGTACGGCTTCCGCCTGCTGCATGGCTTCCGCCAGTGCTGCGTTGACGGCCTGTTCGATCAGGCAGTCAGGGTTGTCGATCGACAGACCAAGCGCAAAGACCGGTGACTCACCCAGCGCCTTGTAGATATCCAGCAGGGTGACCTGCTCAAAGTCACAGCTCAGTGTCCAGCCGCCACCATGCCCTTTTACGGCGTCTACATAACCCTGCTGTTTGAGGCTGGCCATGGTCCGCCGCACCACTACCGGGTGGGTGTTGAGCATTTGCGCGAGGCTGTCTGATGTGGCCGAACAGTCATGTTGTTGCATGTGCAGTAATACGTGCAGCATCCGTGACAGTCGGTTATCGGTCCGCATGTCGGTCTCTCCTGATAAGCCGGGAGGCAGACAATAGCACACCCGCTGATCCGGTCTGGAGAATGCGAGTGAGCACTTCAAGAAACAAATGAAGTTTCCTGAGTTGACGAATGTATTTCAAGTAACTTAATGTGTTACTTGAAATGGCTGGCGTGTAGTGGTCGGTTATGCAGAGTCGATGAAGGAGGCGTTATGGAAAGTGATGTCATCAGGTTAGAGAGCGATGTCATCGTCATCGGAGGCAACTTTGCCGGGGTGTCGGCTGCCATGCAGCTGGCCCGCGCCCGTAAGAGGGTGGTCGTGGTGGATGCGGGACAGCCCCGTAACCGCTTTGCGGCCGCCTCTCAGGGATTTCTGGGGCAGGATGGCAACACACCAATGGCCATTCAGGCAGAAGCGAAACGCCAGTTGTTGGCCTATCCAACCGTC
This genomic interval from Pokkaliibacter sp. MBI-7 contains the following:
- the nirD gene encoding nitrite reductase small subunit NirD; its protein translation is MQPLLLRIVISEGEMMTEWVKVCSKSELPDDSGVGALVHGHQIALFYQAELDRVFAIDNHDPVMDANVICHGIIGDLKGQWVVASPLLKQHYNLETGQCLEKSELRLRVWPVRVCQDQIEVQWAGA
- a CDS encoding Rrf2 family transcriptional regulator; its protein translation is MRTDNRLSRMLHVLLHMQQHDCSATSDSLAQMLNTHPVVVRRTMASLKQQGYVDAVKGHGGGWTLSCDFEQVTLLDIYKALGESPVFALGLSIDNPDCLIEQAVNAALAEAMQQAEAVLIERLGHLTLAELARGIVQKIGYCAEPQPAIDTADEEPPGVE